The Humulus lupulus chromosome 3, drHumLupu1.1, whole genome shotgun sequence genome window below encodes:
- the LOC133825132 gene encoding uncharacterized protein LOC133825132 gives MDFVVGLPRNTKQRDSVLVIVDRLTKSAHFLPVRTVYNVEQYAKLYMVEIVRLHGVLKTIVFDRGFVFTSKYLRTKTSFSFVFVDTYFRPFAFLLSRRYGKESTVTGGFRGARFWSFTSILHCVQRVRELVIGVVYEISHWQGIPIDFFFVKGPLYVCEYFRSSPKEFGDPDIPWSEASPVEKILDADPTLKMVARLFTVANLNRYNLFVVSDPDVLGTFSSEGRRRL, from the exons atggacttcgtgGTGGGATTACCAAGGAACACCAAGCAGCGTGACTCTGTTttggtgatagtagatagacttacaaaatctgctcacttcttgccagttaGAACAGTTTATAATGTTGAGCAGTACGCAAAGCTTTACATGGTAGAGATAGTGAGATTACATGGAGTTCTTAAGACGATAGTCTTCGATAGAGGATTcgttttcacatcaaa GTACTTGAGGACTAAAACatcattttcttttgtttttgtagACACATACTTTCGACCCTTTGCTTTTCTTCTATCACGACG atatggcaaAGAGAGTACAGTGACAGGTGGCTTCCGAGGCGCAAGATTCTGGTCCTTTACTAGCATCCTCCATTGTGTCCAGCGTGTCAGAGAACTGGTTATTGGAGTTGTCTATGAAATATCGCATTGGCAAGGAATACCAATT gactttttcttcgtaaaaGGTCCCCTCTACGTATGCGAATACTTTCGCTCGTCCCCAA AGGAGTTCGGTGACCCTGACATTCCCTGGTCGGAGGCATCACCAGTGGAAAAAATCCTCGATGCTGACCCCACCTTGAAAATGGTCGCTCGCCTGTTCACTGTGGCAAACCTGAACCGCTACAACTTGTTCGTGGTTTCGGATCCTGATGTGTTGGGCACATTTTCGAGTGAAGGAAGAAGGCGCCTCTAG